From the genome of Spinacia oleracea cultivar Varoflay chromosome 2, BTI_SOV_V1, whole genome shotgun sequence, one region includes:
- the LOC110794018 gene encoding protein FAR1-RELATED SEQUENCE 5-like, whose product MASSVSTLSSVHDFTSKSSIDSILAEINADNSSILSALMKELSKEVVVVEEASALELMLKEVRSDDEAYEMYNDYAFRKGFSIRKGLIRTSRRIGLWIMRRFLCSNSGFKDVKTETLRKYERSELRTGCTAFIQFSITNDGVWTVVRHNMTHNHHMIPADKRYLLRSQRDITGEQLKYLSAMKASGCRVSDLLRAMRKEVGGSPNLGFITADAYNALAAEKAMKLDGKDCNQLIRYFAQRQSYESDFYYDFELDEHGHLISFFWRDGRMKRDYEYFGDLLVFDTTYRTNRYDIICAPFVGMNHHCNNVVFGLGFLGNERIPSFIWLFEYFS is encoded by the exons ATGGCTTCTTCTGTTTCTACATTAAGCTCTGTTCATGATTTTACTAGCAAAAGTTCCATTGATTCTATACTTGCTGAAATTAATGCTGATAATTCCTCAATTCTCTCTGCGTTGATGAAGGAAT TGTCTAAAGAAGTAGTAGTGGTTGAAGAAGCATCTGCATTAGAATTAATGTTAAAAGAAGTTAGGAGTGATGATGAAGCTTATGAAATGTATAATGATTATGCATTTAGGAAGGGTTTCAGTATTCGTAAGGGATTAATTAGGACTAGTCGTAGAATTGGTTTGTGGATTATGCGCAGATTTCTTTGTTCTAATTCTGGCTTTAAAGATGTTAAGACGGAAACATTGAGGAAGTATGAGAGGTCTGAATTGCGTACAGGTTGTACTGCTTTCATTCAGTTTTCTATTACCAACGATGGTGTTTGGACTGTGGTGAGGCATAACATGACTCACAATCATCATATGATTCCCGCTGACAAGAGATACTTGCTTAGGTCTCAAAGAGATATTACAGGGGAGCAGCTCAAGTATCTTAGTGCAATGAAAGCCAGTGGTTGTAGAGTGTCTGATTTGCTTCGTGCAATGAGAAAAGAAGTCGGAGGATCTCCTAATTTAGGGTTTATTACTGCTGATGCATACAACGCTTTGGCTGCTGAAAAGGCAATGAAACTTGATGGTAAAGACTGTAATCAGTTAATTAGGTACTTTGCTCAAAGACAATCTTATGAGAGTgatttttattatgattttgaGTTAGATGAACATGGACATTtaattagtttcttttggagGGATGGAAGGATGAAAAGGGATTACGAATATTTTGGTGACTTATTGGTGTTTGATACGACATACCGGACAAATCGGTATGATATTATATGTGCACCATTTGTTGGAATGAATCATCATTGCAATAATGTTGTTTTTGGTTTGGGGTTTCTGGGTAATGAGCGTATTCCATCATTTATTTGGTTGTTTGAATATTTTTCGTGA
- the LOC130467350 gene encoding protein FAR1-RELATED SEQUENCE 5-like has product MGGGIPQTIMTDQAPAIPAAIRDVFPGASHRLCTWPLGENSKKNIATQRAMKGFTELFSYLLKYYDTVAEFEHYWPRFIKNYKCEKNVWLNNLYVIREHWCRAYSKDSFSGGALSSQRSESTNNSIKDRLRETDGLCDFYHLFLDVISAWRSKENHHDYRVLRGNRHMAAANVSILVHARKVYTGYLYVMFEEHFLRGILLNQERTFEDAEKVVYLLWKPATVDLNRHEVTFNKITFQSNCTCKHFSEVGLLCSHILRIYSIHCVAMLPEQYILKRWTKAGMCNAVVDEQSSKANVVPASVWKFQTMRNFVRLVTSSQYFLEARVEIDTAFDLLRQKVESVRGAIDFSEPVEGIDVPGHDGKDGPSIKDPKKRRKKGETNERPKGIVEKECNKKKAWRKRAEKHAENAKAKAQASVQEFDALGNPLLYSHLSSGSELRVLGSSLEKGISEKCVVPDSVQEDICGKKEIPDVVDSLKCLVQGGLGSQSKKMKGIYSTCSPIFANTELNSPAARVSLYDEIMANFDK; this is encoded by the exons ATGGGTGGTGGAATACCCCAAACTATAATGACAGATCAAGCTCCTGCCATTCCTGCTGCTATTAGGGATGTGTTTCCGGGTGCTAGTCACCGTTTGTGTACATGGCCTCTTGGAGAGAATTCAAAGAAGAATATTGCTACGCAGAGAGCTATGAAAGGTTTTACTGAGTTGTTTAGTTATCTTCTGAAGTACTATGATACTGTTGCTGAGTTTGAACATTATTGGCCAAG ATTCATTAAGAACTATAAGTGTGAGAAGAATgtatggttgaataatttgtatgtGATTAGAGAGCATTGGTGCCGTGCGTATTCTAAGGATTCTTTCTCTGGTGGAGCTTTGTCTTCTCAAAGGAGTGAATCGACTAATAATTCTATTAAAGATAGGTTGAGGGAGACAGATGGTTTATGTGATTTTTATCACTTGTTTTTAGATGTTATATCTGCATGGCGAAGCAAAGAAAATCACCATGATTATCGTGTATTGAGGGGCAATCGGCATATGGCTGCTGCCAATGTTAGTATACTTGTGCATGCAAGGAAGGTGTACACTGGTTATCTATATGTGATGTTTGAGGAGCATTTTTTGAGAGGAATTTTATTGAATCAGGAACGTACATTTGAAGATGCAGAAAAAGTTGTTTATCTGTTATGGAAGCCTGCTACAGTTGATTTGAATAGGCATGAGGTTACGTTTAACAAAATTACATTTCAGTCCAATTGTACATGCAAGCATTTTTCTGAAGTGGGTTTATTGTGTTCTCATATTCTTCGTATATATAGTATACATTGTGTTGCTATGTTACCTGAGCAATACATTTTGAAGAGGTGGACGAAAGCAGGTATGTGCAACGCTGTTGTGGATGAACAATCCTCCAAAGCAAATGTTGTTCCCGCTTCTGTTTGGAAATTTCAAACTATGAGGAATTTTGTTCGTTTGGTTACATCTTCTCAATATTTCCTTGAAGCTAGAGTAGAAATTGATACCGCATTTGATTTGTTAAGGCAAAAGGTTGAGAGTGTTAGGGGTGCTATTGATTTTTCAGAGCCGGTTGAGGGCATTGATGTTCCTGGTCACGATGGAAAGGATGGTCCATCCATTAAAGATCCAAAAAAGCGTAGGAAAAAGGGTGAGACAAACGAGAGGCCTAAGGGTATTGTTGAGAAGGAGTGTAACAAAAAGAAGGCTTGGAGGAAACGTGCTGAAAAACATGCTGAAAATGCTAAAGCTAAAGCCCAAGCTTCTGTTCAG GAGTTTGATGCTTTGGGAAATCCTCTCCTTTATTCTCATCTAAGTTCTGGCTCAGAGTTGCGTGTATTAGGTTCATCCCTTGAG AAAGGTATTTCTGAAAAGTGTGTAGTACCTGATTCAGTTcag GAGGATATTTGTGGTAAGAAAGAAATACCAGATGTTGTGGACTCTTTGAAATGTCTTGTCCAG GGTGGTTTAGGTTCTCAATCTAAGAAAATGAAAGGAATATATTCAACATGCTCTCCAATTTTTGCTAACACGGAATTGAATTCTCCTGCTGCTCGTGTATCGCTTTATGACGAGATTATGGccaattttgataaataa